A genomic stretch from Syntrophales bacterium includes:
- a CDS encoding Tim44 domain-containing protein translates to MKVGVMVVSTLFFMIWVLEMDAWARAGGGRSMGSRGSRSYSSPSRTSTSPQATQPASRAYTTPQTTQQASPMPNPAAQPRPSFWRTFGAGALGGILGGMLFSSFGHGAGGMARGIGGSGIGLFDILLIGALLYGIYWFIKRRKQREATAAAYSSTSASTWQEPPLSFETVAKTGVVAADDLAAGLAHIRSMDPSFDEKRFNEFCTDHFFRVQGAWANRDMTGIRALLTDGMYGLMQADAEKLRAEKKLNRLDNIAVRSVEITEAWQEQGQDFVTVRFLANLLDYTTSESGDLISGSKTEPVKFEEFWTYTRPVGGGSWQLSGINQAD, encoded by the coding sequence ATGAAGGTCGGTGTAATGGTCGTTTCAACGCTTTTCTTCATGATATGGGTCCTGGAGATGGATGCCTGGGCCCGGGCCGGCGGCGGCCGGTCCATGGGCAGTCGCGGATCCCGCTCCTACAGCTCGCCAAGCCGGACATCCACGTCCCCGCAGGCGACGCAGCCAGCCAGCCGGGCGTACACAACCCCCCAGACGACGCAGCAGGCGAGCCCCATGCCGAATCCTGCCGCGCAGCCACGCCCCAGCTTCTGGCGAACCTTCGGTGCGGGAGCCCTCGGCGGCATTCTGGGCGGCATGCTCTTCAGCAGCTTCGGCCACGGAGCGGGCGGAATGGCCCGGGGCATAGGCGGAAGCGGCATCGGGCTGTTCGATATCCTGTTGATTGGAGCGCTTCTCTACGGGATCTATTGGTTCATCAAGCGAAGGAAACAGAGGGAAGCGACGGCGGCCGCCTATTCTTCCACCAGTGCTTCGACCTGGCAGGAGCCGCCCCTTTCCTTTGAGACGGTCGCCAAGACGGGAGTGGTGGCCGCGGATGACCTCGCGGCCGGCCTGGCTCATATCCGCAGCATGGATCCCTCCTTCGACGAGAAGCGTTTCAACGAATTCTGCACGGACCATTTCTTCCGCGTCCAGGGGGCCTGGGCGAACCGGGACATGACGGGCATCCGTGCACTCCTGACGGACGGGATGTACGGCCTCATGCAGGCGGATGCCGAGAAGCTCCGGGCGGAGAAGAAGCTCAACCGGCTCGACAATATCGCGGTGAGGTCCGTGGAGATCACCGAGGCCTGGCAGGAGCAGGGGCAGGATTTCGTGACGGTGCGGTTCCTGGCCAATCTCCTGGACTATACGACCAGCGAGTCCGGAGATCTGATCTCCGGCAGCAAAACGGAGCCAGTCAAATTTGAGGAGTTCTGGACATACACGCGGCCCGTGGGCGGCGGTTCCTGGCAGCTTTCGGGCATCAACCAGGCGGATTAG
- the mutM gene encoding bifunctional DNA-formamidopyrimidine glycosylase/DNA-(apurinic or apyrimidinic site) lyase codes for MPELPEVETLRRQLLREIRGKRLRVLAIHDAKLGPAPNLEGRKIDNVCRQGKFLEIALDDGSVLRLHLRMTGRLFRNDMAEGAELPAHTRFRLVLEDCEVIGVDPRRFATLTLEQPDRHRPSGPDLLKNPDPSAFQQAARKRRLATKVFLLDQAVFPGMGNIYACEILHSAAVDPRRPASEVTRKEWETIGRETRRILNLAVRCRGTSVSDWRDLHGDAGEFQHHLCVYGREGMPCPRCGSGIERIALGGRGTWFCAKCQK; via the coding sequence ATGCCCGAACTGCCGGAAGTGGAGACGCTGCGCCGCCAGCTGCTTCGAGAAATCAGGGGAAAGAGGCTCCGGGTCCTCGCCATTCACGATGCGAAACTTGGACCCGCCCCGAATCTGGAGGGACGGAAGATTGACAACGTTTGTCGACAGGGAAAATTCCTGGAGATCGCCCTTGACGATGGATCCGTCCTGCGGCTCCATCTCCGGATGACGGGCCGTCTTTTCCGGAATGACATGGCGGAGGGTGCGGAGTTGCCCGCCCATACAAGGTTCCGGCTGGTCCTGGAAGACTGCGAAGTCATCGGGGTCGATCCGCGGCGGTTCGCCACGCTGACCCTGGAGCAGCCGGACCGTCACCGCCCATCCGGGCCGGATCTCCTGAAGAACCCGGATCCATCCGCCTTTCAGCAGGCCGCCCGGAAAAGGCGCCTGGCAACAAAGGTGTTCCTCCTCGATCAGGCGGTGTTTCCGGGTATGGGAAACATCTACGCCTGCGAGATTCTCCATTCTGCGGCAGTGGACCCGAGGAGGCCGGCATCGGAGGTGACACGGAAAGAATGGGAGACCATCGGCCGCGAAACAAGGCGGATTCTGAATCTGGCGGTCCGCTGCCGCGGCACATCCGTGTCGGATTGGCGCGACCTTCACGGAGACGCCGGGGAATTCCAGCATCACCTTTGCGTGTATGGCCGGGAAGGGATGCCTTGTCCCCGCTGCGGGTCCGGCATCGAGCGAATCGCATTGGGCGGCAGGGGGACCTGGTTCTGCGCAAAATGCCAGAAATGA
- a CDS encoding KamA family radical SAM protein: MEIESLFSEEMEPPGLLNGLTGLEKAAHDLIVPHDPAVSPPPPIPVRPDRHPSRFTDSRRSQAFRKRFYSGVSREEWQDWRWQLKNRISDYETLGLMIWLSEEERSAMTYAAGPRPVAITPYYASLLDAMDVSHPLRRSMIPVMQECFRVDGEKEDPLDEEKDSPVPGLVHRYPDRVLFLVTGTCAAYCRYCTRSRIIGRSGAESSLRMHWEKAIDYIASHPAIRDVLLSGGDPLTLHDRKIEWLLSRLSRIPHVEMLRIGTKVPVTLPQRITPELVKILKRYHPLWLSIHVTHPDELTPEMRQACMRLADGGIPLGSQTVLLAGVNDSVEVMRRLFQGLLKIRVRPYYLYQCDPIPGSAHFRTPVIRGIEIIEGLRGHTTGYAVPTFVIDAPGGGGKIPLLPEYVVGRDGPDLLIRNYEGKVFRYPDGGPVHHEVH; the protein is encoded by the coding sequence ATGGAAATCGAGTCCCTTTTCAGCGAAGAAATGGAGCCCCCAGGCCTGCTCAACGGCCTGACAGGTTTGGAGAAAGCCGCCCATGACCTGATTGTTCCCCACGATCCGGCCGTTTCACCGCCTCCCCCCATCCCGGTCCGTCCCGACCGGCATCCTTCCCGTTTTACAGACAGCCGCCGCTCCCAGGCCTTCCGAAAGCGCTTCTATTCGGGCGTTTCCCGGGAAGAATGGCAGGACTGGCGCTGGCAGCTGAAAAACCGAATCAGCGATTACGAGACCCTGGGGCTGATGATCTGGCTTTCCGAGGAAGAGCGGAGCGCCATGACCTACGCGGCGGGACCCCGTCCGGTGGCCATCACCCCTTACTATGCCAGCCTGCTGGATGCGATGGATGTTTCGCATCCCTTGCGCCGCTCGATGATTCCCGTGATGCAGGAGTGTTTCCGGGTGGACGGGGAAAAGGAAGATCCCCTGGATGAGGAAAAGGACAGCCCGGTGCCCGGCCTGGTTCATCGATATCCGGATCGCGTCCTCTTTCTCGTGACGGGGACCTGTGCGGCCTACTGCCGGTATTGCACGCGGTCCCGCATAATCGGGCGGTCCGGTGCCGAGAGCAGCCTGAGAATGCACTGGGAGAAGGCGATCGATTACATCGCATCACACCCCGCCATCCGGGACGTCCTGCTGTCAGGCGGCGATCCCCTGACGCTCCACGACCGGAAGATTGAGTGGCTTCTTTCCAGGCTCAGCAGGATTCCGCACGTGGAAATGCTCCGGATCGGCACGAAAGTCCCCGTTACCCTCCCGCAACGGATCACGCCGGAACTGGTAAAGATCCTCAAAAGGTATCACCCGCTCTGGCTCAGCATCCACGTCACCCACCCCGACGAGCTGACGCCGGAGATGCGCCAGGCCTGCATGCGCCTGGCCGACGGGGGGATTCCCCTGGGCAGCCAGACGGTGCTCCTGGCGGGTGTCAACGATTCCGTGGAGGTGATGCGGCGGCTCTTCCAGGGCCTGCTCAAGATCCGCGTCAGGCCCTACTACCTGTACCAGTGCGATCCCATCCCGGGATCGGCCCACTTCCGGACGCCGGTCATCCGGGGCATCGAAATCATCGAGGGCCTGCGGGGCCACACAACCGGATACGCCGTTCCGACCTTCGTCATCGATGCCCCCGGCGGGGGCGGCAAGATCCCCCTCCTGCCGGAATACGTGGTCGGCCGCGACGGTCCGGATCTTCTCATCCGTAACTATGAAGGGAAGGTCTTCCGTTACCCGGACGGCGGTCCCGTCCATCATGAAGTCCATTAA
- a CDS encoding ATP-grasp domain-containing protein → MTHRETGLTVGLVYDLRDDYLAEGYSEEETAEFDRAETIDAIEATLRSLSYRTDRIGHARSLVGRLAAGARWDLVFNIAEGLRGYGRESLVPALLEAYGIPYVFSDPLVLSLTLHKGMCKRVVRDLAIPTPDFAVVEKEADIAAVGLPFPLFVKPVAEGTGKGITGESVIHSPGALERICRRLLGAYGQPVLVERFLPGREFTVGVVGTGEEAETVGVMEVLLLAEAEKEVYSYINKEYCERLVRYRLADDGEARRAAAVALAAWRGLGCRDGGRVDIRSDERGEPHFMEVNPLAGLHPEHSDLPILCTLGGISYRDLLGRIMDSALRRTAAGNGGPGP, encoded by the coding sequence GTGACGCATCGTGAAACAGGACTGACCGTCGGCCTTGTCTACGACCTCCGCGACGACTACCTGGCGGAGGGCTATTCCGAAGAGGAAACGGCGGAATTCGACCGGGCGGAGACGATCGACGCCATCGAGGCGACGCTCCGTTCCCTGTCGTACCGGACGGATCGGATCGGCCACGCGCGCTCCCTCGTCGGACGGCTCGCCGCGGGAGCGCGGTGGGATCTCGTTTTCAACATCGCCGAGGGCCTTCGGGGCTATGGCCGGGAGAGCCTTGTGCCGGCCCTGCTGGAGGCTTACGGCATTCCATATGTCTTTTCCGATCCCCTCGTTCTCTCCCTGACCCTCCACAAGGGCATGTGCAAGCGAGTCGTCCGCGACCTCGCCATCCCGACGCCGGATTTCGCCGTCGTGGAGAAGGAAGCGGACATCGCCGCCGTCGGCCTCCCCTTTCCGCTCTTCGTCAAGCCGGTGGCGGAAGGGACGGGCAAGGGCATCACGGGGGAGTCCGTGATTCATTCCCCCGGTGCGCTGGAGAGGATCTGCCGCCGCCTGCTCGGTGCCTACGGCCAGCCCGTCCTCGTGGAACGGTTCCTCCCGGGGCGCGAATTCACCGTGGGCGTTGTCGGCACCGGGGAGGAGGCGGAGACCGTCGGGGTCATGGAGGTTCTTCTCCTGGCAGAAGCGGAAAAGGAGGTCTACTCCTACATCAACAAGGAATACTGCGAGCGCCTGGTTCGTTACCGCCTGGCCGACGACGGCGAGGCCCGGCGGGCCGCGGCGGTGGCCCTGGCTGCGTGGCGCGGGCTGGGCTGCCGCGACGGGGGGCGGGTGGACATCCGTTCGGACGAGCGGGGAGAGCCGCACTTCATGGAGGTGAATCCGCTGGCGGGCCTCCACCCGGAGCACTCGGACCTCCCGATTCTCTGCACCCTCGGCGGGATTTCCTACCGGGACCTCCTCGGTCGGATCATGGACTCGGCCCTGCGGCGCACCGCGGCGGGAAACGGCGGACCCGGACCATGA
- a CDS encoding DUF3617 family protein yields the protein MIRMIFVMTALLPFFCTSPASAEAAFPSGLWEMTATMEIQGLAPGLSRPHVYRRCLTGKDPIPREPERDRQCRLLRSSLEGDALTWSVRCEMDTGSMTGKGRVLFRGETLTGVMKGKILGKKGKTLSVTQRIEGRRIGDCPKATEDPHRSGTPPR from the coding sequence ATGATCCGGATGATCTTCGTCATGACGGCTCTTCTGCCTTTTTTTTGCACTTCCCCCGCGTCGGCCGAGGCGGCCTTCCCGTCCGGCCTCTGGGAAATGACCGCCACCATGGAAATCCAGGGGCTCGCCCCCGGCCTGTCCCGTCCCCACGTCTACCGGCGTTGCCTGACCGGAAAGGATCCCATTCCCCGTGAGCCCGAGCGGGACCGGCAGTGCCGCCTCCTCCGGTCGAGCCTGGAGGGCGACGCCCTCACGTGGAGCGTACGGTGCGAGATGGACACGGGATCGATGACGGGAAAGGGACGGGTTCTCTTCCGCGGAGAGACGCTGACGGGCGTAATGAAGGGGAAGATCCTCGGGAAGAAAGGGAAAACACTTTCCGTAACCCAGCGGATCGAGGGACGGAGGATCGGCGACTGCCCGAAGGCTACGGAAGATCCGCACAGATCCGGGACACCACCTCGGTAA
- a CDS encoding tetratricopeptide repeat protein gives MAALKLSFGRGAKKEKAPAQPAASAAPVRSKSKETDSPGEEWRLRGLSALMKDDFTGAIEAFTQAVKIDPGNGRAFHNRGFAAYKLEQYDVAVRDFDQALDIDPGYAEEAGSYVYRGLCNEKIGRHEQALEDMKMAVTFKNKDAEHYLLWLSRGGDSQR, from the coding sequence ATGGCAGCGTTGAAGCTATCGTTCGGTCGTGGAGCAAAGAAAGAGAAAGCCCCCGCACAGCCCGCCGCCAGTGCGGCCCCTGTCCGGAGCAAATCCAAGGAGACGGACTCACCGGGCGAGGAGTGGAGACTCCGGGGTCTTTCCGCCCTGATGAAGGACGACTTCACCGGCGCCATCGAAGCCTTCACCCAGGCCGTCAAGATCGACCCGGGCAACGGCCGGGCCTTCCACAACCGGGGTTTCGCCGCCTACAAGCTCGAGCAGTATGATGTCGCCGTCCGGGATTTCGACCAGGCCCTCGACATCGACCCCGGCTATGCCGAGGAAGCGGGAAGCTACGTCTACCGGGGCCTGTGCAATGAAAAGATCGGCAGGCACGAGCAGGCCCTCGAGGACATGAAAATGGCCGTCACGTTCAAGAACAAGGACGCCGAGCACTACCTGCTGTGGCTCAGCCGCGGCGGGGATTCGCAGCGATAG
- a CDS encoding 4Fe-4S dicluster domain-containing protein codes for MNKSKEGISRRSFFKAGAGLAATAGIAVPRAAEARSREGRLATLIDLNLCDGCPDRALPACITACKSARNGQVPKPVEPIPSPFPVGGKGIEDWSKKQDVHDRLTPYNRIFVQKAEVEVEGAKRTLFIPRRCMHCDNPACATICPFSANHKYESGAVVIDPDLCFGGAKCRTVCPWEIPQRQSGVGIYLHVLPTLAGNGVMFKCDLCVDRLKDGGLPACVESCPRQALLIGPREKIFSLADERARSTGGFLYGKKENGGTSTLYVSPVPFDVLDRAVVTGKGRPGFKPVKRRMEETDGLGRAVLVSPVAGAAAGIAGALGYLSRRKKRVKAEENQDG; via the coding sequence ATGAATAAAAGCAAGGAAGGGATATCACGCCGGAGCTTTTTCAAAGCGGGGGCGGGACTCGCCGCTACAGCGGGAATTGCGGTTCCACGGGCGGCGGAGGCCCGGAGCAGGGAAGGGCGGCTGGCAACCCTGATCGACCTGAACCTCTGTGACGGATGTCCGGATCGTGCCTTGCCCGCCTGCATCACCGCCTGCAAATCCGCCCGGAACGGCCAGGTTCCGAAGCCGGTCGAACCCATTCCCTCGCCGTTCCCGGTCGGGGGCAAGGGGATCGAGGACTGGTCGAAAAAGCAGGACGTCCACGACCGGCTCACTCCCTACAACCGGATCTTCGTCCAGAAAGCGGAGGTGGAGGTCGAGGGAGCAAAAAGGACCCTCTTCATCCCGCGCCGCTGCATGCACTGCGACAATCCCGCCTGCGCCACCATCTGTCCCTTCTCGGCCAACCACAAGTATGAAAGCGGGGCCGTCGTCATCGACCCGGACCTTTGTTTCGGCGGCGCCAAGTGCCGCACGGTCTGCCCGTGGGAGATCCCCCAGCGCCAGTCGGGGGTGGGAATCTATCTCCATGTCCTGCCGACGCTGGCCGGCAACGGCGTGATGTTCAAGTGCGACCTCTGCGTAGACCGCCTGAAGGACGGCGGCCTGCCCGCCTGCGTCGAGTCGTGTCCCCGGCAGGCCTTGCTGATCGGGCCGCGGGAGAAGATTTTCAGCCTTGCGGATGAGCGTGCCCGGAGTACCGGCGGCTTTCTCTACGGCAAGAAGGAAAATGGAGGAACATCGACCCTCTATGTCTCGCCGGTTCCATTCGATGTGCTGGACCGGGCTGTTGTGACGGGAAAGGGAAGGCCCGGCTTCAAGCCGGTGAAGCGGCGGATGGAAGAGACCGACGGCCTGGGCCGGGCGGTCCTCGTCTCGCCGGTGGCCGGCGCGGCGGCGGGCATTGCCGGGGCTCTCGGTTATCTTTCCAGAAGGAAGAAACGTGTGAAAGCGGAGGAAAATCAGGATGGCTGA
- a CDS encoding cytochrome b/b6 domain-containing protein, which yields MAERILEERNRAVRHGLVELLEHWTIALSGLLLLLSGMFELPLAGRYAIDKLPGMAWSGDFISSLSIHYVASVVFIAAAVFHVVYHGIRGDFALLPRRGDLKASWQVILSFFGKGEEPPFHKYLPEQRLAYLGMAVIIAGLIISGLVKTYKNLYAPDMSLTILLWATWTHNVFFMLFILAFLAHIGAILLKPNRPMFRGILTGKIRLDYARHRHPLWIAELEPSRPVEPAAAAAPLPAEPPEDEPEAESLPGTKETMESTPPPVSQPESGDSGRNP from the coding sequence ATGGCTGAGCGAATCCTTGAAGAACGGAACCGGGCTGTCCGCCACGGCCTCGTGGAATTATTGGAGCACTGGACGATCGCCCTCTCGGGACTCCTGCTTCTGCTTTCCGGCATGTTCGAACTGCCGCTCGCCGGCCGCTATGCCATCGACAAGCTGCCCGGCATGGCCTGGTCCGGTGATTTCATTTCTTCCCTGAGCATCCATTACGTGGCATCCGTCGTCTTCATTGCAGCGGCGGTCTTTCACGTCGTTTACCACGGAATCCGCGGGGATTTCGCTCTCCTGCCCCGCAGGGGGGACCTGAAGGCTTCCTGGCAGGTGATCCTGAGTTTCTTCGGCAAGGGGGAGGAGCCGCCCTTTCACAAGTACCTGCCGGAGCAGCGCCTTGCCTACCTGGGCATGGCCGTGATCATTGCAGGCCTCATCATCTCAGGGCTGGTGAAAACCTACAAGAACCTCTATGCCCCGGACATGTCCCTGACGATTCTTCTGTGGGCCACATGGACACACAACGTTTTTTTCATGCTGTTCATCCTGGCGTTTCTGGCCCACATCGGTGCCATCCTTCTCAAGCCCAACCGTCCCATGTTCCGCGGCATCCTGACGGGAAAGATCCGCCTTGACTATGCCCGGCACCGCCATCCCCTCTGGATCGCGGAGCTGGAGCCGTCCCGGCCCGTGGAGCCCGCGGCCGCGGCCGCGCCTCTCCCCGCGGAGCCACCGGAGGATGAACCGGAAGCGGAATCCCTGCCCGGCACGAAAGAAACGATGGAATCAACGCCTCCACCTGTTTCACAGCCGGAATCCGGTGACAGCGGGCGGAATCCCTGA
- a CDS encoding biotin carboxylase N-terminal domain-containing protein, giving the protein MKTIRKVLIANRGEIALRIMNTLKEMGIEAIAVYEKPDYDAYFLRFADRAIKISDEPGKGYLNIERIIDAALKSGADAVHPGYGFLAENPNLAAACERAGILFIGPPPSVIRDLGDKVLARETMSGAGIPIIPGTNSFSAGEAGIEEALAFARRCGFPIILKATAGGGGRGVRRIESEEELRREMPLARAEALLAFHDDRIYAEKCIVHPRHIEVQILADTHGNVIHLGTRDCSIQRRHQKLLEVAPAELPAEVTAAIQEAAVKAARTAGYVNAGTVEFLVDSKTSEFWFMEVNTRLQVEHTVSEMITGEDIVQHQIRIAEGHPLGLKQEDIQINGIAIEVRINAEDPKNSFLPEGGKMIEIYESPGGPGLRVDGAIYKGYRVPTVYDSLLVKLIVRGYRWDQTVQRLKRALKDFTIVWPKTTIPLYLAICDEPDFLARKFDTSYLDTHPSIFRYPDHDHYILEEAVYKTIVPVDEHGQAVITDDRERKERTRRLLEKRILTTQEIEELKREGIIKSSIKGKVNRVLVDVGDEVCVGDILIDLEAMKMHTHVIADLDGRVSDVLVEPGDSVDVGDTMIVVCTVEA; this is encoded by the coding sequence ATGAAGACGATCAGGAAGGTCTTGATTGCCAACCGGGGGGAGATTGCTCTCCGAATCATGAACACTCTCAAGGAGATGGGCATCGAGGCCATCGCCGTTTACGAAAAGCCGGATTACGATGCCTATTTCCTGCGGTTTGCCGACCGGGCCATCAAGATCAGCGACGAGCCGGGCAAGGGGTATTTGAATATCGAGCGGATCATCGACGCGGCCCTGAAAAGCGGGGCCGATGCCGTTCACCCAGGCTACGGTTTCCTGGCGGAAAACCCGAATCTGGCCGCCGCCTGCGAGCGGGCGGGCATCCTGTTCATCGGTCCGCCGCCCTCCGTCATCCGGGACCTGGGTGACAAGGTCCTGGCGCGGGAGACCATGTCCGGGGCCGGAATCCCCATCATCCCGGGGACAAACAGCTTTTCTGCCGGCGAGGCGGGTATTGAGGAAGCCCTGGCGTTTGCCAGGAGATGCGGGTTTCCCATCATCCTGAAGGCGACGGCCGGCGGGGGAGGCCGCGGGGTGCGGCGGATCGAGAGTGAGGAGGAACTCAGGAGGGAAATGCCCCTCGCACGGGCGGAAGCGCTCCTGGCCTTTCACGACGACCGCATCTACGCGGAGAAGTGCATCGTCCACCCCCGCCACATCGAGGTTCAGATCCTCGCCGACACCCATGGAAACGTCATTCACCTGGGCACCCGGGACTGCTCCATCCAGCGCCGTCACCAGAAGCTTCTGGAAGTGGCCCCGGCGGAACTGCCCGCCGAGGTGACGGCGGCTATCCAGGAAGCGGCCGTGAAGGCTGCCAGGACGGCCGGTTACGTCAACGCCGGCACGGTGGAATTCCTTGTGGACTCCAAAACCAGCGAGTTCTGGTTCATGGAGGTCAACACCCGCCTCCAGGTTGAGCACACGGTCAGCGAGATGATCACTGGGGAAGACATCGTCCAGCACCAGATCCGGATCGCCGAGGGCCATCCCCTGGGACTGAAGCAGGAGGACATCCAGATCAACGGGATTGCCATCGAGGTGCGCATCAACGCGGAAGATCCCAAGAACAGCTTCCTGCCGGAGGGCGGGAAGATGATCGAGATCTACGAATCGCCCGGAGGTCCGGGACTCCGGGTGGACGGGGCCATCTACAAGGGATACCGGGTCCCCACGGTGTACGACTCGCTCCTGGTGAAGCTGATCGTCCGGGGATACCGGTGGGACCAGACGGTGCAGCGGCTGAAGCGGGCCTTGAAGGACTTCACCATCGTCTGGCCCAAGACGACGATCCCCCTGTACCTGGCCATCTGCGACGAGCCCGATTTCCTGGCGCGGAAGTTTGACACATCCTACCTGGATACCCATCCGTCCATTTTCCGCTATCCCGACCATGACCACTACATCCTGGAAGAGGCGGTCTACAAGACGATTGTCCCCGTCGACGAGCACGGCCAGGCTGTGATCACGGACGACCGGGAGCGGAAGGAGCGGACGCGCCGCCTGTTGGAGAAGCGGATCCTGACGACCCAGGAAATCGAGGAGCTCAAGCGGGAGGGGATCATCAAGTCGTCCATCAAGGGGAAGGTGAACCGCGTCCTCGTGGACGTCGGGGACGAGGTCTGCGTGGGAGACATCCTGATCGACCTGGAGGCGATGAAGATGCACACCCACGTCATTGCCGATCTGGACGGCCGGGTGTCGGATGTTCTGGTGGAGCCGGGTGATTCCGTCGACGTGGGTGACACCATGATCGTGGTGTGCACGGTGGAGGCCTGA